The genomic window TGGCTCTCCGAACGACCGATGTCCAGTGTTGCGTAATAATCCCGTTTCTCCATGGCATCATCCTCCTTCGGTGTTAATCGGCAGGTCGATGCCCGAACAAAAGACGCGATTTGAAGCACTCGGGCTCAACATTAACATCGGCGTGATTACCGTTCGTTCAGATTCGCTTCGGACAGGCTCCCCTCATCGGAATTCCAACTTTTCCGGCATTCACGCTCAATCAATACACATGTTGTCGCGCGCGACGGCATGGAATTTCATCGCCCCCTTCCGCCTTCCGGCCGGCCGGGGCTGCCGGTTGGGACCCAGCCCCGGGGCGAGTCCCAACCTCCCGTTACATCGACTCAGGCGACGGGCGCGGCATTGACCGCGATCTTGCGCGGTTTCGCGGCTTCCGCCTTGGGCAGCACGAGCTTCAGCACACCGTCCTTCATGGACGCTTCGATCTTCGAGCGGTCGATGACATTGGAGAGGGTAAACTGCCGGTAATAATCCCCGACCTGGTATTCGTCGAGGACAACGGTACCCTTTCCGTCTTCGACCATGGCCGAGGCCTTGATCGTGAGCTGGTCGTGATTCAGGTCTATGTCCACGTTCTCGATGGGCACACCCGGGATATCGGCCAACAGGGTGATCGCGTCGGCCGATTCGTATATGTCCACCGCCGGGACGAACACCGGAACATTCCGGGTACTCTCGGAACCGGTTCGTAATTCCTTTTTTTCCTGCAATTGCAAATCCTTGTCTGCCATGAAACACCTCCCGATCCATTTGTTCGCGGCTTCCGCCACAGGCTGCGGGAACCGTTCCGATCATTCGGATTTTACAGCGATCTTCCGGGGCTTCGCGTGCTCGGCCTTGGGAAGAACCAGCCTCAAGACCCCGTTCGCGAATTCCGCGCGCACCGCCTCACCATTGATCTCGTGAGGGAGCGTGACCGCCTTGCGAAAGCATCCCGGCATCCGCTCGCGCCGGTGATAGCTGACGTTCTCGACGCCGTCGGCCTTGCGTTCCCCACTCAGGGTCAAGGTGTTCCCGACCACGGAGATTTCGATGTCTTCCGGCTTGATGCCGGGCAGTTCGGCGCGGGCGTAGAAATTGTCGGCGTCCTCGTCGATATTGAGCGCGGGGAACACGCCCGAGCCGGTTGCGCCGGAAGTCCCGCTCATCAGAGAGCCGAACAGGCGGTCCATTTGCCGCTGCATGCGCGCCAACTCCTCAAAGGGGTTGGAAAAGTACGACAATCCCGGATAACGGATAACAGCCATTGTCCGCTACCTCCTTTCCTGTTGATGTGTCGAGTTATACGCTGGAGTCACGTTTCGGCATGAAATTAAGCGCACGGCGGGGACCTGTCAATACACGCACAACATAATTTTCGTGTAATTGATTTTCCGCTTGAAAATGTCTAAAAATATGAACAGGGTATTCGGAAAAAGCGCCGTGTCGGGCGCAAGCATGGAGTGTAACGCGATGGCCAAGATCATTATCACGGAACAGGAACCGGGTATCGATCCGGAGGCCGGGGCAGGCGTCAGGCACCTCGACGACGTTCAGCTCGACCGGCTCATGGAGGCTTTCGCGATCTGGCACGATGCCGCGGCGAGCAGCTATATCCGCAGGGTCCGCGGGCGTTACAGGCTGGCGTTTCTGCTGCTGCGATACACCGGGGCGCGGCTGGGCGAGATCCTGAGGGTCGACGACGCCTCCGATATAGATTATGAGGGATGCGAAGTCAGGATCGCGGTGCGGATGCCCGCCGCCATGAGACAGGTGTTGCGCGCCGTTCCCCTGCCGCCCGACGTCGTCGCCGCGGTGCTCGATTACCTGAACGAATTCCCCGCGATGCAGGGCAGAGTTTTCGCGCTCGATCAGGGAAATTTCCGCCGGGAATTCTACCGCCGCGCCGAGGAGGCCCGGATACCCCGGCCCCTCTCGCATCCTCACATCCTCAGGCACACCAGGGCGATTGAAATGCTGCGGGCCGGGGTCCCGCTGACCGTGGTGCAGGACATCCTGGGACACGTGCTGAGCAGCTCGACGACCGTTTACCTGCAGCGCCCGGAAGTCATGATACGGCGCATCCTCAAAGACCGGGGATTGCTCTGATACCGCAAAACGTTCACAATGGTGATCCTTTCGTGCGACAAGAGCACGGGGGATGACGTCGCGTTCCCCGGGGCTTGCGCGCGCGCGAGCGTTCGAAACCGAAGGTTCGACGCACGGGAACGAAGGCTTATCGGAATATCCGGCCGTGTCTTCTTCCTGGTCCATGGTGACGGCCTTCGTTGCGGATTCCACGGATTGCCGGGGGGATGCATCCGATCGCGAACTGGAGGGAGGAAAGATTCATGAGGAAGGTCTGCTTGATACTGCTCGTGGCCGGTTTGGTGCCGGTCCTGGCCGGCCCGGGATTTGCCTGGCAGGGGCGAATGGGCGGCATGGGAGATCCTTATGGGCTGGTCGACGACGAATCGGATTTCCTCGTCTTGCCGTCCAGGATCGCCGAAGACCGGGGCGTAAGGTACTACGGGGATGCCCGGTTCCTCCTCCGCGATGTGAGGGATTTGAACTGGAGTGCCCGGCAGAGCGGGCCGATCCGGGTGTCCGGGACCGAGCTGACAGGTTTCCACCTTGCAGGAGATTGGTCGGCGTCCGGGAGCTCGTGGGACTACGGCACGCTCGTGGGGGCGGCTTTTCCCGCGGGAGCCGGCCGGTTGGGGGTCTTTTTCGATTACAGGGGGCAGACCGGCGATTTTGATGGAAAACAGGGGCTTTTCGCCGGATTCCCGGGGACGGGCAACCGCCTGGCCGCGTCCTCGGCATTCGACATGGAGGCCGGCACCGATGATTTCAACCTCCGGGTCGTCTATGGCCAGGCCGTTGGAGGCGAGCTGAGCATCGGCGGTGAAATCCAGGTGGCGCATCGACGCGAAGAAAACCGATATCGCAACGTCCTTTCCGGCCTCACCGTGAACGACGCCGTCCTGGACATCGGGGTGGCTCTGCAAAACGATTTCCTCGGCGAGCTCTATCCTTTCATGAAGCCGTTCGATTCCACCAGCTGGGAAGTTCTTTTCAAGGGCGGCATGGAAGGTCGCCTGGGGCCCGCCCGGGTCGGAATGGACGTTCACGGCGGCCCCGTTTTCGGCGGCGACAACACCCTGGACCACGCCGGCGTCGTTTCCGCCGGCGCCCTTGCGCTGGAAAACGCCTTCCGGCTCAAGGGAGATGTGAGCGGCTGGCAGGCGGGAGGGGACATCTGGGTGAGATATCCTTGCTCCGATACGGTGTCGCTGCCGTTCAGCCTGAGGGTGAACTACCGGGACAAGACAAGGGACGGTCGCGGCACCGGCGATTTCGCGATCCGCATCGGCCCCTCCATCGCGACGCATTCAATGGGATGGGAATACGGCCACAAGGAAACGAACCTGGACATCGAAGCGGGCGGCGGCATCGACGTGCAGGTCTCGAGAGACCTGGAGGTCGCCTCCGGCCTCTATTACAACTTCATACGGGCGCGGGAGCGGTTGAATATTGCCGCGATGCCCGGCATCGTGGTCTTCGACGACCCCGTCGTCATCGGTTTGAGCGACGATCCGTTCCCTCGGACCACCCAACACCTGGTGAAACTCAAGGTGGCGGCCGAGCGGAAACTGGGTTCCTCCCGGTTGCGAGGCGGGATCACCGCCTTCGGGGGCCGCGTGAGCGAGGAATACGCTTTCTCCCTGGGCGCGCCGTCGCTCTTCGGGGTCACGCTCCTGTCCGGCGGCGGTTCCCTGGAGGGGAGCACCTGGGGAATCATGGGAGCATTCGGCGCCGGCATGCAGTTTCAGGGCTGCACCGTCGAGCCGTTCATCCAGGCGGGATACCAGGCGTTCAGCCTGGATGGAGACGGCAGGACACGCGCGCTGGACGCGCTGATCGTCGTCCCCTGGACACTGGACAAGAACAGGAACGAAGCCCTGGTGGGCGCCGGGGTCTCCGTCGCCTTCTGATTTACCGCATGTTTTTCGAATGGCGTGGAGGCGGGTCGTCCCCGCCTCTACGCGTCGATTCCCCGATTGCGATACGTCCTTTTTTCGAAATCTTTCTATTGTCCCTTAATAATATTAAATTTCAGTGTCTTGCCCTATTGTGCCGATTCTATGGTTGACCGTCTGAAACAGGGCGTGCTATTTTCGATTTTGCTAAGAATTATCCAGCGCTAGGGCGCATCAATCATAAAAAAAGAATGGAAGAATAAAGGCCCGGAGATTGCGGGAAAGGCGCACTCGTGCGCCGTGGTGCCGGCGTGTCCGGATGGTTTTCGAAAACCATCCGGACGCGCGCAGCCGCGGTCCGTGGGATGCGAGCGGGCGGGTCACCGGTTTATTCGGGAGGCGGTCGGTTGCGGGGAAAGCGCATCGCTGCATCGAGAACCATGCTCGACGGGGATGGACACGTTCCGAAAGTGGATGCCTGGTCTGCGCCCGCGGATGTGGGCACGGCCATCGTCCGGGAGTGCCTGCGGGAATACGCGCAGGTTCGCCTGAAGGTGAAAGGCCGGTGCATGGCCCCGGCCATCGTTCCCGGAACGACCGTCGTGCTGCGGGAAGCACGAATGTGTCCTCCGAAGGCGGGCGACGTCGTCCTCGTGCGTCACGCGGGGGGACTGAGGCTTCACCGCCTGTACGTCGGGCCGCCCT from Syntrophobacter fumaroxidans MPOB includes these protein-coding regions:
- a CDS encoding Hsp20/alpha crystallin family protein, yielding MAVIRYPGLSYFSNPFEELARMQRQMDRLFGSLMSGTSGATGSGVFPALNIDEDADNFYARAELPGIKPEDIEISVVGNTLTLSGERKADGVENVSYHRRERMPGCFRKAVTLPHEINGEAVRAEFANGVLRLVLPKAEHAKPRKIAVKSE
- a CDS encoding S24 family peptidase; the protein is MRGKRIAASRTMLDGDGHVPKVDAWSAPADVGTAIVRECLREYAQVRLKVKGRCMAPAIVPGTTVVLREARMCPPKAGDVVLVRHAGGLRLHRLYVGPPFAFKDRRWRTRGDRGYSWDPEIRPGGVLGTLAAVEGTALPDWRRGPWGLAWLALAGFLKAARARRRTRRMP
- a CDS encoding Hsp20/alpha crystallin family protein, which translates into the protein MADKDLQLQEKKELRTGSESTRNVPVFVPAVDIYESADAITLLADIPGVPIENVDIDLNHDQLTIKASAMVEDGKGTVVLDEYQVGDYYRQFTLSNVIDRSKIEASMKDGVLKLVLPKAEAAKPRKIAVNAAPVA
- a CDS encoding tyrosine-type recombinase/integrase; protein product: MAKIIITEQEPGIDPEAGAGVRHLDDVQLDRLMEAFAIWHDAAASSYIRRVRGRYRLAFLLLRYTGARLGEILRVDDASDIDYEGCEVRIAVRMPAAMRQVLRAVPLPPDVVAAVLDYLNEFPAMQGRVFALDQGNFRREFYRRAEEARIPRPLSHPHILRHTRAIEMLRAGVPLTVVQDILGHVLSSSTTVYLQRPEVMIRRILKDRGLL